Proteins from a single region of Desulfolutivibrio sulfoxidireducens:
- the acs gene encoding acetate--CoA ligase has translation MTSERIESMMHEDRVFEPPMVGRENAYIKSMDEYRAVYKRSMEDPEGFWSDRTSELLTWYKKWDKALEWSFETPEIKWFAGGELNVAYNCLDRHLTDGRRNKAAIIWQGEKDKDVRVYTYQMLHDEVCRFANVLKKMGVKRGDRVALYLPMVPELAIAMLACARIGAPHSIIFAGFSAHSLRDRINDCQSKIIVVSDAVIRAGKTIPLKKNADDALKECPTIEKCIVLKHGGNEVDMVEGRDVWWHDVMADPDITTVCEPEHMDAEDVLFILYTSGSTGKPKGVYHTTGGYLTYVAHTTQWVFDVHDDDIHWCTADIGWVTGHSYIVYGPLALGATSLMFEGVPTYPGPDRFWQICEKFKVNIFYTAPTVIRSLMRSGPQWTENHDLSSLRILGSVGEPINPEAWMWYHEHIGKGKLPIVDTWWQTETGGLMISALPYATPLRPGSATYPLPGVDAAIVNSEGQEVPLGDGGFLVIRKPWPGMLRGVWGDPARFKQQYFAGFKGVYESGDGARRDTNGYFWIMGRVDDVINVSGHRMGTAEIESALVSHPTVAEAAVVGMPHDVKGQSIYAYVTLKAGFDDSEELLKELKMHVRKEIGPIAQPEVIQFAPGLPKTRSGKIMRRILRKIASDETESLGDTSTLADPSVVGELIDGKKRLLG, from the coding sequence ATGACTTCGGAGAGAATCGAGAGCATGATGCATGAGGACCGCGTGTTCGAGCCGCCCATGGTTGGACGGGAAAACGCCTATATCAAAAGCATGGACGAATATCGGGCGGTATACAAGCGGTCCATGGAGGACCCGGAGGGGTTCTGGTCCGACCGGACGAGCGAGCTTCTGACCTGGTACAAGAAATGGGACAAGGCCCTGGAATGGAGCTTCGAGACGCCCGAGATCAAGTGGTTCGCGGGCGGCGAGCTCAATGTGGCCTACAACTGCCTGGATCGCCACCTGACTGACGGCCGGCGCAACAAGGCGGCCATCATCTGGCAGGGCGAAAAGGACAAGGACGTACGGGTCTACACCTACCAGATGCTGCATGACGAGGTCTGCCGCTTCGCCAACGTGCTGAAAAAAATGGGCGTCAAGCGCGGCGACCGGGTCGCCCTGTACCTGCCCATGGTGCCGGAACTGGCCATCGCCATGCTGGCCTGCGCCCGCATCGGCGCGCCGCACAGCATCATCTTCGCCGGATTCTCCGCCCATAGCCTGCGCGACCGCATCAACGACTGCCAGTCCAAGATCATCGTGGTCAGCGACGCGGTCATCCGGGCCGGCAAGACCATTCCCCTGAAGAAAAACGCCGACGACGCCCTCAAGGAATGTCCGACCATCGAGAAGTGCATCGTGCTTAAGCACGGCGGCAACGAGGTGGACATGGTCGAGGGCCGGGATGTCTGGTGGCACGACGTGATGGCCGATCCGGACATCACCACCGTGTGCGAGCCGGAACACATGGACGCCGAGGACGTGCTCTTTATCCTCTACACCTCCGGATCCACGGGCAAGCCCAAGGGCGTCTACCACACCACGGGCGGCTATCTGACCTATGTGGCCCACACCACCCAGTGGGTCTTCGACGTGCACGACGACGACATCCACTGGTGCACGGCGGACATCGGCTGGGTCACGGGCCATTCCTACATCGTCTACGGGCCGTTGGCGCTTGGGGCCACGTCGCTTATGTTCGAGGGCGTGCCCACGTATCCGGGGCCGGACCGGTTCTGGCAGATCTGCGAGAAATTCAAGGTCAACATCTTTTATACCGCGCCCACGGTCATCCGGTCGCTGATGCGTTCCGGACCGCAGTGGACCGAGAATCACGACCTGTCGTCGCTGCGCATCCTTGGGTCCGTGGGCGAGCCCATCAACCCTGAGGCCTGGATGTGGTATCACGAGCACATCGGCAAGGGGAAACTGCCCATCGTGGACACCTGGTGGCAGACCGAGACCGGGGGGCTGATGATCTCGGCTTTGCCGTACGCCACGCCGCTTCGGCCCGGGTCGGCCACGTATCCGCTGCCGGGCGTGGACGCCGCCATCGTCAATTCCGAGGGCCAGGAGGTGCCGCTTGGCGACGGCGGGTTCCTGGTCATCCGCAAGCCCTGGCCGGGCATGCTGCGCGGGGTGTGGGGCGATCCGGCCCGGTTCAAGCAGCAGTATTTCGCCGGGTTCAAGGGCGTCTACGAGAGCGGCGACGGGGCGCGCCGGGACACGAACGGCTATTTCTGGATCATGGGCCGGGTGGACGACGTGATCAACGTGTCCGGGCACCGCATGGGCACGGCCGAGATCGAATCCGCGCTGGTGTCGCATCCGACCGTGGCCGAGGCGGCGGTGGTGGGCATGCCCCACGACGTCAAGGGCCAGAGCATCTACGCCTATGTGACCTTGAAGGCCGGCTTCGATGACAGCGAGGAGCTTTTGAAGGAACTCAAGATGCATGTGCGCAAGGAGATCGGGCCGATCGCGCAGCCGGAGGTGATCCAGTTCGCGCCGGGGCTGCCCAAGACCCGTAGCGGCAAGATCATGCGGCGCATTCTGCGGAAAATCGCCTCGGACGAGACCGAGAGCCTGGGCGATACCTCGACCCTGGCCGATCCGAGTGTGGTGGGCGAACTCATCGACGGCAAGAAGCGGCTTTTGGGCTAG
- a CDS encoding 4Fe-4S binding protein codes for MRIKRAAQGISLGLFVLAVWAMARDSGMSGPGAALARFYSRLDPVLVFGADIAARAVAASLWLAGVVTLSGLVFGRAFCGNICPMGATLDAAGRLVGREKRRPPANPVERAGQSRSAGPRRLKYLVLAAVLASALAGVSLVFWVSPLSLATRFYGLFVLPAAELAANGFLRAADPLLEALSLIGLKYASVPGHRFAGQLFIVAFFGTLFILARREPRFWCRYLCPAGAILALFSGRPRLVARRVGEGCTGCGACRRACPMGAIPVDPKTTIFSECIVCRACLGACPEKAISFTPFTGPGTPPAAAHEPVSPSRREFLAAGAVGLGAAVTGLTGLREGVWGDDAGGRPLSPAAVRPPGAVPEPDFLARCVRCGACMRVCPTNMLQPDVFSTGWTGLFSPLAMARRGGCQPDCTACGAVCPTGAIRELAGEEKMWARMGTAHVLRHKCLAWEFDKKCLVCDEVCPYNALQFLMIEGHSVAVPFVLEDKCTGCGWCERHCPVTAKPAIVVEPMGAARLAAGSYREAGRAAGLRIERRPDGPYRDPTQAPSGQGPNDLPPGFSP; via the coding sequence ATGCGGATCAAAAGGGCGGCGCAAGGCATAAGCCTGGGGCTTTTTGTCCTTGCCGTGTGGGCGATGGCCCGGGATTCCGGGATGTCCGGGCCGGGCGCGGCACTGGCCCGGTTTTATTCGCGGCTCGATCCGGTCCTGGTTTTTGGCGCGGACATCGCGGCCCGGGCCGTGGCCGCCTCCCTGTGGCTGGCCGGGGTCGTGACCCTGTCCGGGCTTGTTTTCGGTCGCGCGTTTTGCGGCAACATCTGTCCCATGGGGGCCACCCTGGACGCGGCCGGGCGTCTGGTCGGACGCGAGAAACGCCGGCCCCCGGCCAATCCGGTCGAGCGGGCCGGCCAGTCCCGATCCGCCGGGCCGCGCCGGCTCAAATATCTGGTCCTGGCGGCCGTGCTCGCCTCGGCCCTGGCCGGGGTGTCCCTGGTGTTTTGGGTCTCCCCCCTGTCGCTGGCCACCCGGTTTTACGGGCTTTTTGTTTTGCCGGCCGCCGAACTGGCCGCGAACGGCTTTTTACGCGCCGCTGATCCGCTGCTTGAGGCCTTGTCGCTCATCGGCCTGAAATACGCCTCCGTGCCGGGGCACCGGTTCGCCGGGCAGCTTTTCATCGTCGCCTTTTTCGGGACCCTTTTTATCCTGGCCCGGCGCGAGCCCCGCTTCTGGTGCCGGTACCTGTGTCCGGCCGGGGCCATCCTGGCCCTTTTTTCCGGCAGGCCCAGGCTTGTGGCCCGCCGGGTGGGGGAGGGCTGCACCGGATGCGGGGCCTGCCGCCGGGCCTGTCCCATGGGGGCCATCCCGGTCGACCCGAAAACCACCATCTTTTCCGAATGCATCGTCTGCCGGGCCTGCCTCGGGGCCTGTCCCGAGAAGGCGATCTCGTTTACCCCCTTTACCGGTCCCGGGACGCCGCCGGCGGCCGCCCATGAGCCCGTTTCCCCATCCCGGCGGGAGTTTCTGGCCGCCGGGGCCGTGGGGCTGGGAGCGGCCGTGACCGGCCTGACCGGCCTGCGGGAGGGCGTCTGGGGCGACGACGCCGGGGGCCGGCCCCTGTCCCCGGCGGCCGTGCGGCCCCCGGGCGCGGTCCCGGAACCGGATTTTTTGGCCAGGTGCGTGCGCTGCGGGGCCTGCATGCGGGTGTGCCCCACCAACATGCTCCAGCCGGACGTGTTTTCCACCGGGTGGACCGGGCTTTTCTCGCCCCTGGCCATGGCCCGGCGCGGCGGCTGCCAGCCGGACTGTACGGCCTGCGGCGCCGTGTGCCCCACCGGGGCCATCCGGGAGCTTGCCGGCGAGGAAAAGATGTGGGCCAGGATGGGCACGGCGCATGTTCTGCGCCACAAGTGCCTGGCCTGGGAGTTCGACAAGAAATGCCTTGTGTGCGACGAGGTCTGTCCGTACAACGCCTTGCAGTTTCTGATGATCGAGGGGCATTCCGTTGCCGTGCCGTTTGTCCTCGAGGACAAGTGCACGGGCTGCGGCTGGTGCGAGAGGCACTGTCCGGTGACCGCTAAGCCGGCCATCGTGGTCGAACCCATGGGCGCGGCCAGGCTGGCCGCCGGCTCCTACCGGGAGGCCGGGCGGGCCGCCGGACTGCGCATCGAACGCCGGCCCGACGGGCCGTATCGCGATCCGACCCAGGCCCCGTCAGGTCAAGGCCCAAACGATCTTCCCCCGGGATTTTCGCCGTGA
- a CDS encoding Do family serine endopeptidase, with translation MIHIVKSSVLAVVTLIALSASALASSLPEVTALVEQAGPAVVNISTTKTINNQGKLRDFFQQMPRKGTPFDDFFDQFDRFFGPQGPHGGPQGPQNGPQGPRDRERGPKQRSLGSGFIISRDGYIVTNNHVIDQADEVKVLLRDSDKPLSAKVVGRDPEMDLALIKIDGQKDLPYLEFGDSGALKVGEWVVAIGNPFGLQNTVTMGIVSAKGRIIGAGPFDNFIQTDASINPGNSGGPLLDLDGRVIGINTAIVASGQGIGFAIPSNMAKDIIGQLRENKSVKRGWLGVTIQNIDENTAKALDMKDTKGALLTSVIPGDPADKAGLKTGDVITAVNGESVEDTNALLRKVAALRPGEKAELTYLRKGSTSKATVSLGERDSKSVAQGEMQNGEDDTAREALLGLSLRPVNAQEAKALGLDKAQGLLVAGVEQGSAAEDADVRPGDVIVEINQSPVGSVDAFTKAVKEDGRKKGVVMLLVKRQGQNLFRTIPVTDAK, from the coding sequence ATGATCCATATCGTCAAATCGTCCGTCCTGGCGGTCGTGACCCTGATCGCCCTTTCCGCCTCGGCCCTGGCCTCCTCCCTGCCCGAGGTGACCGCCCTGGTCGAGCAGGCCGGTCCGGCCGTGGTCAACATCTCCACCACCAAAACCATCAACAACCAGGGCAAGCTGCGGGATTTCTTCCAGCAGATGCCGCGCAAGGGCACGCCCTTCGACGATTTTTTCGACCAGTTCGACCGCTTCTTCGGCCCCCAGGGTCCCCACGGCGGCCCCCAGGGTCCCCAAAACGGACCGCAGGGTCCCCGGGACAGGGAACGCGGCCCCAAGCAACGCTCCCTGGGTTCGGGGTTCATCATCTCCCGTGACGGCTACATCGTGACCAACAACCACGTCATCGACCAGGCCGACGAGGTCAAGGTGCTGCTTCGCGATTCGGACAAGCCGCTTTCGGCCAAGGTCGTGGGCCGCGATCCGGAGATGGACCTGGCGCTGATCAAGATCGACGGCCAAAAGGACCTGCCCTATCTCGAATTCGGCGACTCCGGGGCGCTGAAGGTCGGGGAATGGGTGGTGGCCATCGGCAACCCCTTCGGCCTGCAAAACACCGTGACCATGGGCATCGTCAGCGCCAAGGGGCGTATCATCGGGGCCGGTCCCTTCGACAACTTCATCCAGACCGACGCCTCCATCAACCCGGGCAACTCCGGCGGCCCCCTGCTGGACCTCGACGGCAGGGTCATCGGCATCAACACCGCCATCGTGGCCTCGGGCCAGGGCATCGGGTTCGCCATCCCCAGCAACATGGCCAAGGACATCATCGGCCAGCTTCGGGAAAACAAGTCCGTCAAGCGCGGCTGGCTCGGGGTGACCATCCAGAACATCGACGAGAACACGGCCAAGGCCCTGGACATGAAGGACACCAAGGGCGCCCTTCTGACCTCGGTCATCCCCGGCGACCCGGCCGACAAGGCCGGGCTTAAGACCGGCGACGTGATCACCGCGGTCAACGGCGAGAGCGTGGAGGACACCAACGCCCTTCTGCGCAAGGTCGCGGCCCTGCGCCCCGGCGAAAAGGCAGAGTTGACCTATCTGCGCAAGGGCTCCACGTCCAAGGCGACCGTGAGCCTGGGCGAGCGCGACTCCAAGTCCGTGGCCCAGGGCGAGATGCAAAACGGCGAGGACGATACCGCGCGGGAGGCGCTTTTGGGCCTGAGCCTGCGCCCGGTCAACGCCCAGGAGGCCAAGGCCCTTGGCCTGGACAAGGCCCAGGGACTTTTGGTGGCCGGGGTGGAACAGGGTTCGGCGGCCGAGGATGCCGACGTGCGCCCCGGGGATGTCATCGTGGAGATCAACCAGTCACCGGTCGGGTCCGTGGACGCCTTCACCAAGGCGGTCAAGGAGGACGGCCGCAAAAAGGGCGTGGTCATGCTCCTGGTCAAGCGGCAGGGACAAAACCTCTTCCGCACCATCCCGGTGACGGACGCGAAGTAG
- the ispE gene encoding 4-(cytidine 5'-diphospho)-2-C-methyl-D-erythritol kinase produces the protein MPHAAEPVEETVLAAPCKINLHLRILGRRENGYHDLETLFFPLPEPADELFVRRFAKGSGLVLRCCEPALSGPDNLVARAYRAFKDKTGFAPSLDVCLDKRIPAGSGLGGASSDAARMLAYLNERAPVPLGPDELRAIGARLGADVPFFLQDGPALARGIGDELSPADVRLSGYALVLVCPEERVSTAWAYTAYDEATRGVGFEPESLLTSVFRRNIGPFCVTGLPLSNSFERVVFAALPELRRLKETLFFLGAGAVALSGSGSAMFGLFRDRERARQALAALVRHGVETWLVLF, from the coding sequence ATGCCCCACGCCGCCGAGCCAGTCGAGGAGACCGTCCTCGCCGCGCCGTGCAAGATCAACCTGCACCTGCGCATCCTCGGTCGCCGCGAAAACGGCTACCATGACCTGGAGACCCTTTTTTTCCCCCTGCCCGAACCGGCCGACGAACTCTTCGTGCGGCGCTTCGCGAAAGGTTCCGGGCTTGTCCTGCGCTGTTGCGAGCCGGCCCTTTCCGGCCCGGACAACCTCGTGGCCCGGGCCTATCGGGCCTTTAAGGACAAAACCGGATTCGCCCCGTCCCTGGACGTCTGTCTGGACAAGCGCATCCCGGCCGGATCGGGCCTGGGCGGGGCCAGTTCCGACGCGGCCCGGATGCTGGCCTATCTCAACGAGCGCGCCCCCGTCCCCCTTGGCCCCGACGAGCTTCGGGCCATCGGCGCGCGCCTGGGTGCGGACGTGCCGTTTTTTTTGCAGGACGGCCCGGCCCTGGCCCGGGGCATCGGCGACGAGCTGTCCCCGGCGGACGTTCGTCTGTCCGGATACGCCCTGGTCCTGGTCTGCCCCGAGGAGCGGGTTTCCACGGCCTGGGCCTATACGGCCTACGACGAGGCCACGCGGGGCGTGGGCTTCGAACCGGAAAGTCTCTTGACAAGCGTTTTTCGTCGAAATATAGGACCCTTTTGCGTGACCGGACTGCCGTTGTCCAACAGCTTTGAAAGGGTCGTTTTCGCGGCCCTTCCCGAGTTGCGTCGGCTCAAGGAAACCCTTTTCTTCCTTGGCGCCGGCGCGGTGGCCTTAAGCGGCAGCGGGTCCGCCATGTTCGGACTGTTCCGGGATCGGGAACGGGCTCGCCAGGCGCTTGCCGCCCTTGTCCGCCACGGCGTGGAGACCTGGCTGGTCCTTTTTTAG
- a CDS encoding ATP-dependent sacrificial sulfur transferase LarE: MMPTDIQTILAGYGSCVAAVSGGVDSLLLAVVAHRTLGRGAILVHAASPAVPAGDAARLRRTARDEGFAVREVDAGEMRDPRYLQNPVDRCYHCKSHLYAALAGIARDAGAAAIISGTNRDDLSDYRPGLVAAREAGVRHPFVEAGMDKAAIRAMARSMGLCFADIPASPCLGSRIHTGTVITRERLAAVDAAEELVRRRCGLPVVRCRIEGDAARIEVAPEILHDPGMRAGLEAAVAEIGRVFADRFPFLATVELDPRGYARGRAFVGKP, translated from the coding sequence ATGATGCCCACCGACATCCAAACCATCCTGGCCGGATACGGGTCCTGCGTGGCAGCCGTCAGCGGCGGGGTGGACAGCCTGCTTCTGGCCGTCGTGGCCCATCGGACCCTGGGACGCGGGGCCATCCTGGTCCACGCCGCGTCCCCGGCCGTGCCGGCCGGGGACGCCGCCCGCCTGCGCCGGACCGCCCGGGACGAGGGCTTCGCCGTGCGCGAGGTGGACGCCGGGGAGATGCGCGACCCGCGCTACCTGCAAAACCCCGTGGACCGCTGCTATCACTGCAAGTCGCATCTGTACGCGGCGTTGGCCGGGATCGCCCGGGACGCGGGCGCGGCGGCGATCATAAGCGGCACGAATCGCGATGACCTCTCCGACTACCGCCCCGGGCTGGTCGCGGCCCGGGAGGCCGGGGTGCGCCACCCCTTTGTCGAGGCCGGCATGGACAAGGCCGCCATCCGGGCCATGGCCCGGTCCATGGGGCTGTGTTTCGCCGACATCCCGGCCTCGCCGTGCCTGGGAAGCCGCATTCACACCGGCACGGTCATCACCCGTGAGCGTCTGGCGGCCGTGGACGCGGCCGAGGAGCTTGTCCGCAGGCGCTGCGGCCTGCCTGTGGTGCGCTGCCGCATCGAGGGCGACGCGGCCCGGATCGAGGTCGCGCCCGAGATCCTTCACGATCCCGGGATGCGGGCCGGACTTGAGGCCGCCGTGGCCGAAATCGGCCGGGTGTTCGCGGACCGCTTTCCCTTTCTCGCAACCGTGGAACTGGACCCACGGGGCTACGCCCGGGGCCGGGCCTTTGTCGGAAAGCCATGA
- the larB gene encoding nickel pincer cofactor biosynthesis protein LarB, giving the protein MSILFDHSRQERIGLPETVFCQGKPLCVIAGLVAEHGRPGGSPLFFTRLAPEVFAALDPGLQRLLDYHELSRTAHTAVLPPLPRGRVAVVSAGTSDGPVAHEARRTLDYLGIGNTLFEDNGVAGLWRVAANLEAINAHDVVIVVAGMDAALASVLGGLTPKPVMAVPTSVGYGVAEGGRTALFSMLASCAPGVGVCNIDNGYGAACAAARIIRLINHA; this is encoded by the coding sequence ATGAGCATCCTCTTTGACCACAGCCGCCAGGAGCGCATCGGCCTGCCCGAGACTGTCTTTTGCCAGGGCAAGCCGCTTTGCGTCATCGCCGGGCTGGTTGCCGAGCACGGCCGGCCCGGCGGATCGCCCCTTTTTTTCACCCGGCTGGCCCCCGAGGTCTTCGCGGCCCTGGACCCGGGCCTGCAACGCCTTCTCGACTACCACGAACTGTCGCGCACGGCCCATACCGCCGTCCTGCCGCCGCTACCGCGCGGCCGGGTGGCCGTGGTCTCGGCCGGCACCTCGGACGGTCCCGTGGCCCACGAGGCCAGGCGCACCCTGGACTATCTGGGCATCGGAAACACCCTCTTCGAGGACAACGGCGTGGCCGGGCTGTGGCGGGTCGCTGCGAATCTCGAGGCCATAAACGCCCACGACGTGGTCATCGTTGTCGCCGGCATGGACGCGGCCCTGGCCTCGGTCCTGGGCGGACTGACCCCGAAACCGGTCATGGCCGTGCCCACCTCCGTGGGCTACGGCGTGGCCGAGGGCGGCCGTACCGCGCTTTTCTCCATGCTGGCCAGTTGCGCCCCCGGGGTGGGCGTATGCAACATCGACAACGGCTATGGCGCGGCCTGCGCCGCGGCCCGGATCATCAGGCTCATCAACCATGCATGA
- a CDS encoding FecR family protein, which yields MKTRVSAFLCLFLLFAASIAPAREAGPVGHAQLVQGTVTARLPGQDERVIAAADCVFQSDTARTGKSSKAQFQFIDQSVLVMDAESEIELAGYVYAYDNPPDANAMVVRSAVGLMRVVTGKMAAKRPESFKVETPLLDIGVRGTDLGIAASAASGRVSVLSGGPAVVTDREFGATVEVREGMSVAKERGKPMAAPEPTPPAVKSALDRLAPGPADPSSGGGC from the coding sequence ATGAAGACACGTGTCTCGGCTTTTCTCTGTCTCTTCCTGCTGTTCGCCGCGTCGATCGCGCCGGCCCGGGAGGCGGGACCCGTCGGGCACGCCCAGCTCGTCCAGGGCACGGTCACCGCCAGACTGCCCGGACAGGACGAGCGGGTGATCGCCGCCGCCGATTGCGTCTTCCAGTCCGACACGGCCCGAACGGGCAAGAGTTCCAAGGCCCAGTTCCAGTTCATCGACCAGTCCGTCCTGGTCATGGACGCCGAGAGCGAAATCGAGCTGGCCGGCTACGTCTACGCCTACGACAACCCCCCGGACGCAAACGCCATGGTCGTCAGGTCCGCTGTGGGCCTTATGCGCGTGGTCACCGGAAAGATGGCCGCCAAACGCCCGGAAAGCTTCAAGGTCGAGACCCCGCTTCTGGACATCGGGGTGCGCGGCACGGACCTGGGCATCGCCGCCTCGGCCGCGTCCGGCCGGGTGAGCGTGCTTTCCGGCGGTCCAGCCGTGGTCACGGACAGGGAGTTCGGGGCCACGGTGGAGGTCCGGGAGGGCATGAGCGTGGCCAAGGAACGCGGCAAGCCCATGGCCGCCCCGGAACCCACGCCCCCGGCGGTCAAGTCCGCCCTGGACCGCCTCGCTCCCGGCCCGGCCGATCCCTCATCCGGCGGCGGCTGCTGA
- the larC gene encoding LarC family nickel insertion protein: MHDLSPSSGGSGEPAPAAILVLRAPSGLSGDMFVAGLCRMAGLDAAAVEALVARLGAPQLAGALRVVPRSVSGISGYGCEIRLPHVHRHATMADIRELIGKSGMSRRGGELALAAFEELARAEAAVHGVAVEAVAFHEVGALDSILDVCLSAELFALIGPSRFVCGPLPVSDGVVACAHGLLSTPAPATLALLEGMPVYGIPGAGETVTPTAAALLRAFQAEFRDWPAMVLTRQARAFGTRIIPGVPNGAVFALGEPSRLGRPDIRDGRDRAGDEGDAPHSHEHSHAHPHEHSHDHAHEHSHAHPHEHAHEHAHDHSHAHPHEHAHEHAHDHSHAHPHDHGHDQPAVPTGRGRSRPQ; this comes from the coding sequence ATGCATGACCTTTCTCCCTCGTCTGGCGGTTCCGGCGAGCCCGCGCCCGCCGCGATCCTGGTCCTTCGCGCCCCGTCGGGCCTCTCCGGGGACATGTTCGTGGCCGGGTTGTGCCGTATGGCCGGCCTGGACGCGGCCGCCGTGGAGGCCCTGGTCGCGCGGCTCGGCGCGCCGCAACTGGCCGGGGCGTTGCGGGTGGTCCCCCGGAGCGTGTCCGGCATCTCCGGCTACGGCTGCGAGATCCGTCTGCCCCACGTCCACCGCCATGCCACCATGGCCGACATCCGGGAGCTGATCGGGAAAAGCGGGATGTCCCGGCGCGGCGGGGAGCTGGCCCTGGCCGCCTTCGAGGAACTGGCCCGGGCCGAGGCCGCCGTGCACGGGGTGGCTGTTGAGGCCGTGGCCTTCCACGAGGTCGGGGCCCTGGACAGCATCCTGGACGTGTGCCTTTCAGCCGAGCTTTTCGCCCTGATCGGGCCGTCGCGCTTCGTGTGCGGGCCGCTGCCCGTAAGCGACGGGGTGGTGGCCTGCGCCCATGGGCTGTTGTCCACGCCGGCCCCGGCCACCCTGGCCCTTTTGGAGGGCATGCCGGTCTACGGCATCCCCGGGGCCGGGGAGACCGTGACCCCCACGGCGGCGGCCCTGTTGCGCGCCTTTCAGGCCGAATTCAGGGACTGGCCGGCCATGGTCCTTACGCGCCAGGCCCGGGCCTTCGGGACCCGGATCATCCCCGGGGTCCCCAACGGGGCCGTGTTCGCCCTGGGGGAGCCCTCCCGGCTTGGTCGCCCGGACATTCGGGACGGCCGGGACCGGGCCGGCGACGAGGGGGACGCCCCGCATTCCCACGAACATTCCCATGCCCATCCGCACGAACATTCCCATGATCATGCGCACGAACATTCCCATGCCCATCCGCACGAACATGCCCACGAACATGCGCACGATCATTCCCATGCCCATCCGCACGAACATGCCCACGAACATGCGCACGATCATTCCCATGCCCATCCGCACGACCATGGGCACGATCAGCCGGCCGTCCCGACCGGGCGGGGTCGTTCCAGGCCGCAATGA
- a CDS encoding DUF362 domain-containing protein — MPQRFHGDPLGRVPAPRGAGAFLSRRDFLKWQVRGALWLAAGTVGMAGAAGLAGPCRALADDTPDLALATGRPAAATRAAVGLLGGMAAFVTPGSRVVIKPNMSFPNPPEAATTTHPEVVRELVVLCREAGAARITVLDHTLYDVGACLERSGVADSCESVIRGIVHGLSDPRFYREVPIPGGASMKTTRVMADVLDADVLISAPVAKSHSSAGVSLSMKNMMGLIFDRGIMHSGHDLSVAIVDLNTLLKPALVVVDATRVLTTNGPGGPGKVDALDTVIASRDPVAADARTVVLSEWYGRRFAPRQVRHIALAHERGLGRMDVENLREARVSV; from the coding sequence ATGCCGCAACGATTTCATGGCGATCCACTTGGCCGTGTCCCCGCGCCGCGCGGGGCGGGCGCGTTTTTGAGCCGCCGGGATTTTCTCAAATGGCAGGTGCGGGGCGCTTTGTGGCTTGCGGCCGGGACCGTCGGCATGGCCGGCGCGGCCGGACTGGCGGGGCCGTGCCGGGCCCTGGCCGACGACACCCCGGATCTGGCCCTGGCCACGGGCCGGCCCGCCGCCGCCACCCGGGCCGCCGTGGGGCTTCTGGGCGGCATGGCCGCCTTCGTCACGCCCGGCAGCCGGGTGGTCATCAAGCCCAACATGTCCTTTCCCAATCCCCCCGAGGCCGCCACCACCACCCATCCCGAGGTGGTCCGGGAACTGGTGGTCCTGTGCCGCGAGGCCGGGGCCGCCCGGATCACGGTCCTGGACCATACCCTCTACGACGTCGGGGCCTGCCTGGAGCGATCCGGGGTGGCCGACTCCTGCGAGTCCGTGATCCGGGGCATCGTGCACGGCCTCAGCGACCCCCGGTTCTACCGCGAGGTCCCCATCCCGGGCGGCGCGTCCATGAAGACCACCCGGGTCATGGCCGACGTCCTGGACGCCGATGTGCTCATCTCCGCGCCCGTGGCCAAGTCCCATTCCTCGGCCGGGGTCTCCCTGTCCATGAAGAACATGATGGGGCTCATCTTCGATCGGGGGATCATGCATTCGGGGCATGATTTAAGCGTGGCCATCGTGGATCTGAACACCCTGCTTAAGCCGGCCCTGGTGGTGGTGGACGCCACCCGGGTCCTGACCACCAACGGCCCGGGCGGGCCGGGCAAGGTGGACGCCCTGGACACGGTCATCGCCTCGCGCGATCCCGTGGCCGCCGACGCCCGCACAGTGGTCCTTTCCGAATGGTACGGCCGGCGTTTCGCCCCCCGCCAGGTCAGGCACATCGCCCTGGCCCACGAGAGGGGGCTGGGGCGCATGGACGTGGAAAACCTGCGCGAGGCGCGCGTGAGCGTGTGA